In Passer domesticus isolate bPasDom1 chromosome 1, bPasDom1.hap1, whole genome shotgun sequence, one DNA window encodes the following:
- the POLR1F gene encoding DNA-directed RNA polymerase I subunit RPA43: MAVPREPPAAPALPPAAAAAAAAAAPSFGAARALAARRHSCLVAAPHRRHVALPPRFLGRKRSGIRAQLDAELLRYSERLQGVPVAYDNIKVVGELGDIYDDQGFIHLDVEADFIIFSPKKGKKLVGVINKVAPSHIGCLIHGCFNASIPKPEQMSVVQWQELGLKIGDELKFQVLHLDSDTAGVFFIRGGLTKSSMRPKKSHAVTESTNGDEIQKLDHHENGLNNCGEGNVTEEPLNETSNLGRENEEEPSVDAVNGLCDDKKKKKKKKKDKEKQGEQELVLPTSDSSGYQSDHKKSKKKKRKHCDEVEESELSQLSEKPKAKKKRTNV, from the exons ATGGCCGTGCCGCGGgagccgcccgccgccccggcgctgccgcccgccgccgccgccgccgccgccgccgccgccccgtcGTTCGGCGCGGCCCGCGCGCTGGCGGCGCGGCGCCACTCGTGCCTGGTGGCGGCGCCGCACCGGCGGCACGTGGCGCTGCCCCCGCGCTTCCTGGGCCGCAAGCGCTCGGGCATCCGCGCGCAGCTGGACGCGGAGCTCCTGCGCTACTCCGAGAG GCTGCAGGGCGTGCCGGTGGCTTACGACAACATCAAAGTGGTGGGCGAGCTCGGCGACATCTACGACGACCAAGGGTTCATCCACCTGGACGTCGAGGCGGACTTCATCATCTTCAGCCCCAAGAAAGGGAAGAAGCTGGTG ggCGTAATTAATAAAGTGGCCCCTAGTCACATTGGCTGCCTGATACATGGATGCTTCAATGCATCTATCCCTAAGCCTGAGCAAATGTCCGTTGTACAGTGGCAAGAGCTGGGGTTAAAAATAGGGGACGAACTGAAATTTCAAGTATTGCACTTGGATTCTGATACAGCTGGGGTGTTCTTCATTCGAGGAGGACTCACTAAAAGCAG TATGCGTCCTAAAAAATCTCATGCAGTCACTGAAAGTACAAATGGGGACGAAATTCAAAAGCTTGACCACCATGAAAATGGCCTGAATAACTGTGGGGAAGGTAATGTCACAGAAGAGCCTTTAAATGAGACAAGTAACCTTGGGAGGGAAAATGAAGAAGAGCCAAGTGTTGATGCTGTGAATGGATTATGTGATgacaaaaagaagaagaagaaaaagaaaaaggacaaggaaaagCAAGGAGAACAGGAGCTTGTATTGCCTACCAGTGACTCCAGTGGTTACCAAAGTGACCATAAAAagtcaaagaaaaagaaaagaaagcattgTGATGAAGTTGAAGAAAGTGAATTATCTCAGCTGTCAGAAAAACCCAAAGCgaaaaagaaaaggactaaCGTCTGA